Proteins encoded within one genomic window of Sphaerotilus montanus:
- the alkA gene encoding DNA-3-methyladenine glycosylase 2, whose amino-acid sequence MHTDPAALYAAFVARDRRFDGHFLVGVTSTGIYCRPVCSVRTPKPDHCRFFVHAAAAEAGGFRPCLRCRPELAPGLSSIDAPSRLAWAAARRIEAGALDDAGLADLAAQLGITDRHLRRVFGAAFGVRPIDYAQTQRLLLAKRLLADTALPVTEVAMAAGFGSLRRFNTLFRSRYGLTPSTMRRASDPQAADPTGGLHFELAFRPPFDWAGLLDFLAARCVRGVEEVLPVDVDDATSSGLYRRTLRLGSGDTVQTGWLSITLAPAARHAVALTVSPGLQRALPAVLAGVGRLCDLGCDPLAVAQGLGPLAAGAPGLRVPGAVDGFEVAVRAVLGQQISVKAAHTLAGRLVEAFGEASPTPFAALHHLFPPPERLAALDPAALADLGIVRSRATALVALARAVASGSLDLGPCTDLDATLARLQALPGIGPWTAQYIALRALGWPDAWPSGDVVLCKALGGVTRAQADVRAQTWRPWRSYATLHLWRGASAATTITAMP is encoded by the coding sequence ATGCACACCGATCCCGCCGCGCTCTACGCCGCTTTCGTCGCCCGCGACCGCCGCTTCGACGGGCACTTCCTGGTCGGCGTGACCTCGACCGGCATCTACTGCCGCCCGGTCTGCAGCGTGCGCACGCCGAAGCCGGACCACTGCCGCTTCTTTGTGCACGCGGCGGCGGCCGAGGCGGGCGGATTCCGGCCCTGCCTGCGCTGCAGGCCGGAGCTGGCGCCGGGGCTGTCGTCGATCGACGCGCCGTCCCGCCTGGCGTGGGCGGCCGCGCGGCGCATCGAGGCCGGGGCGCTCGACGACGCGGGGCTGGCCGACCTGGCCGCGCAACTGGGCATCACCGACCGCCACCTGCGCCGCGTTTTCGGCGCCGCGTTCGGCGTCCGCCCGATCGACTACGCCCAGACCCAGCGCCTGCTGCTGGCCAAGCGGCTGCTGGCGGACACGGCGCTGCCGGTCACCGAGGTCGCCATGGCCGCGGGCTTCGGCAGCCTGCGGCGCTTCAACACGCTGTTCCGCAGCCGCTACGGACTGACGCCGAGCACGATGCGCCGCGCGTCCGACCCGCAGGCCGCCGATCCGACGGGCGGCCTGCACTTCGAGCTGGCCTTCCGGCCGCCGTTCGACTGGGCGGGGCTGCTCGACTTCCTGGCCGCGCGCTGCGTCCGCGGCGTCGAGGAAGTGCTCCCGGTCGACGTCGACGACGCTACCTCCTCGGGTCTGTACCGCCGCACGCTGCGGCTGGGCAGCGGCGACACGGTGCAGACCGGCTGGCTGTCGATCACGCTGGCGCCAGCCGCCCGCCACGCGGTGGCGCTGACGGTGTCACCGGGTCTGCAGCGGGCCTTGCCAGCGGTGCTCGCGGGGGTCGGGCGGCTGTGTGACCTGGGCTGCGATCCGCTGGCCGTCGCGCAAGGCCTCGGGCCGCTGGCCGCGGGCGCACCCGGTCTGCGCGTGCCGGGGGCGGTGGATGGCTTCGAGGTCGCGGTGCGCGCCGTGCTGGGGCAGCAGATCAGCGTGAAGGCGGCGCACACGCTCGCCGGTCGCCTCGTCGAGGCCTTCGGCGAGGCGAGCCCCACGCCCTTCGCCGCGCTGCACCACCTCTTTCCCCCGCCCGAGCGGCTCGCGGCACTCGATCCGGCCGCGCTCGCCGACCTCGGCATCGTGCGCAGCCGGGCCACGGCGCTGGTGGCGCTGGCCCGCGCGGTGGCCTCGGGCTCGCTGGACCTCGGTCCCTGCACCGACCTCGACGCGACACTCGCCCGCCTGCAGGCCCTCCCCGGCATCGGCCCGTGGACGGCGCAGTACATCGCGCTGCGGGCCCTCGGCTGGCCGGACGCGTGGCCGAGCGGCGATGTCGTGCTCTGCAAGGCGCTGGGCGGAGTCACCCGCGCCCAGGCCGATGTGCGCGCGCAAACCTGGCGGCCGTGGCGCAGCTACGCGACGCTGCACCTGTGGCGTGGCGCCTCGGCGGCGACAACGATCACCGCGATGCCCTGA
- a CDS encoding alkaline phosphatase family protein, whose amino-acid sequence MLELNEINWRVVDRLLEQRGKAFLPNFEKLRAEGAWAVQSAVERSPLLDPWITWVTLHTGVSPVVHGASVLEQSSDSISAPRTWHYAAEAGRKVGVFGSISAYPPPPVNGFVVPGPFAPGNETHPPRLAPVQAVNRRYTQVHNKTTRAPTLAENAGTAAALIRMGLRLGTMAHVATQLVRERLQPGQRWRRVCLQPRLNFDIFASLYRQERPDFATWHSNHAAHFMHHYWRAWDDAVFPVKASAEERRQYGEAVPEGYRLCDELIGRAMQLLDGNTVLVVASSMGQQPFISDRYKAGKVIVRIRDMEALLAVVGRAGVSDVVPTMVPQWNLRIDDPVRRHAVQAAFETAYRQRGPEGTSRNRP is encoded by the coding sequence TTGCTGGAATTGAATGAAATCAACTGGCGCGTGGTCGATCGTCTGCTCGAACAGCGTGGCAAGGCTTTTCTGCCAAATTTCGAGAAACTGCGGGCAGAAGGGGCCTGGGCCGTGCAGTCCGCGGTGGAGCGTTCGCCGCTGCTGGATCCCTGGATTACCTGGGTGACCTTGCACACGGGGGTTTCCCCGGTGGTGCACGGGGCGTCCGTGCTGGAGCAATCCTCGGATTCCATCAGCGCCCCGCGCACCTGGCACTATGCCGCCGAGGCCGGGCGCAAGGTAGGGGTATTCGGGAGTATCAGCGCCTACCCGCCGCCGCCGGTCAACGGGTTTGTCGTGCCGGGCCCGTTTGCCCCGGGCAACGAGACGCACCCGCCACGGCTGGCGCCGGTGCAGGCCGTCAACCGGCGCTACACCCAGGTCCACAACAAGACAACGCGAGCGCCTACTCTCGCTGAAAACGCCGGAACGGCTGCCGCACTGATCCGCATGGGTCTCCGCCTGGGGACCATGGCCCATGTCGCGACCCAGCTGGTCCGCGAGCGCCTGCAGCCCGGCCAGCGCTGGCGCCGGGTGTGCCTGCAGCCGCGGCTGAATTTCGACATCTTCGCGTCGCTCTACCGCCAGGAGCGCCCGGACTTCGCCACCTGGCACAGCAACCACGCCGCGCATTTCATGCACCATTACTGGCGCGCCTGGGACGACGCCGTGTTTCCGGTCAAGGCCTCTGCCGAGGAGCGTCGCCAGTATGGAGAAGCCGTGCCGGAGGGTTATCGGCTTTGCGATGAACTGATCGGACGGGCGATGCAGTTGCTGGATGGGAATACCGTGCTGGTGGTGGCATCGAGCATGGGGCAGCAGCCGTTCATCAGTGACCGCTACAAGGCCGGCAAGGTCATCGTGCGCATCCGTGACATGGAGGCGCTGCTGGCGGTGGTGGGCCGCGCAGGTGTTTCGGACGTGGTGCCGACCATGGTGCCGCAATGGAATCTGCGCATCGACGATCCCGTGCGCCGCCACGCGGTGCAGGCCGCGTTCGAGACCGCCTATCGCCAGCGCGGGCCGGAGGGCACTTCTAGAAACCGACCCTGA
- a CDS encoding IS5 family transposase → MITPRTKPSSFFPEEAADDLFVVQQRKAKLEGYVQTLAAMDELIDFAAMAAAVDKACPRADRSKGGRPPYPTEALVRMVFLQGLYNLSDEQCEHQVLDRMSFQRFCRLDGALNIPDARTLWNFRQRLAEGGLGGRAIFEALSQQLQRHGFIPRGGQIVDASIVQAPITQANARERDALNKGEAPEGWSKKRLAHTDRDARWTQKHGKSYYGYKLHGNVDARYKLIRQMKITAANADDGQQLPDVLQVANTRKRLLADRGYDSAANRQTLQQHGLADGIARRAKPGQTAKVRLKQRNKTINRTRARVEHVFAALSQQGGKCVRAMTLARNALAITLQCAAYNARRLVWLVKSAGPSAQPA, encoded by the coding sequence ATGATCACACCCCGCACCAAGCCATCGAGCTTCTTTCCTGAGGAGGCCGCGGACGACCTGTTCGTGGTGCAGCAGCGCAAGGCCAAGCTGGAGGGCTACGTACAGACGCTGGCGGCGATGGACGAACTGATCGACTTCGCAGCGATGGCCGCGGCGGTGGACAAGGCCTGCCCTCGCGCTGACCGCAGCAAGGGCGGACGCCCGCCGTACCCGACCGAGGCGCTGGTGCGCATGGTGTTCCTGCAAGGGCTGTACAACCTGTCGGACGAGCAGTGCGAGCACCAGGTGCTGGACAGGATGAGCTTCCAGCGGTTCTGCCGGCTGGACGGCGCGCTGAACATTCCGGACGCACGCACGCTGTGGAACTTCCGGCAGCGGCTGGCCGAAGGCGGGCTGGGAGGCCGGGCGATTTTCGAGGCGTTGAGCCAGCAGTTGCAGCGGCACGGCTTCATCCCGAGGGGCGGGCAGATCGTGGACGCCAGCATCGTGCAGGCGCCGATCACGCAGGCCAACGCCCGGGAGCGCGATGCGCTGAACAAGGGGGAGGCGCCCGAGGGCTGGAGCAAGAAGCGCCTGGCGCACACCGACCGGGACGCGCGCTGGACGCAAAAGCACGGCAAGTCGTACTACGGCTACAAGCTGCACGGCAACGTGGACGCACGCTACAAGCTGATCCGCCAGATGAAGATCACGGCGGCCAACGCCGACGACGGACAGCAACTGCCCGACGTGCTGCAGGTGGCGAACACGCGCAAGCGGCTGCTGGCCGACCGGGGCTACGACAGCGCGGCCAACCGTCAGACGCTGCAGCAGCACGGACTGGCCGACGGCATCGCGCGTCGCGCCAAGCCAGGGCAGACGGCCAAGGTTCGACTCAAGCAGCGCAACAAGACGATCAACCGCACGCGGGCGCGGGTCGAGCACGTGTTCGCGGCGCTGAGCCAGCAGGGCGGCAAGTGCGTGCGGGCGATGACGCTGGCGCGCAATGCGCTGGCGATCACGCTGCAGTGCGCGGCCTACAACGCGCGCAGGCTGGTGTGGCTGGTCAAGAGCGCAGGTCCGTCCGCACAGCCCGCGTGA
- a CDS encoding MFS transporter codes for MWTSLRALPRTVWLIGLISLVNDAASEMLYPLIPLYLSSVLMAGPRTLGLIEGIAEATASLLKLFSGAVVDRTQRTRPWIVFGYGLAGIGRPLVALVTSWPGLLLLRFADRVGKGLRTSPRDALLAASAGPERRGLAFGLHRAMDNAGAVIGPLLAAALLASGVALKDVFVWSIVPAVLCLALALGIQEPAQRPVAPRKPFDWRLRDMPPALRRYLVVVALFTLGNSSNMFLLLRARELGLPQAQVPLLWAGVSAVAMVLSTPLSALSDRFGRMRLLLGGYLAYAAVYAALGWLTHAGPGLFVVFAAYGVFLAATEGVEKALVADLAPVDGQGTAFGWFNLTAGLVLLPASVVFGALYQSAGPGAAFAFSGSCALLAAGLLVGWVRPAMPAR; via the coding sequence ATGTGGACCTCGCTGCGCGCCCTGCCCCGCACCGTCTGGCTGATCGGACTCATCAGTCTGGTCAACGACGCAGCCTCCGAGATGCTCTATCCACTGATCCCGCTCTACCTGTCGTCGGTGCTGATGGCCGGGCCGCGCACGCTGGGCCTGATCGAGGGCATCGCCGAGGCGACCGCCAGCCTGCTCAAGCTGTTCTCGGGCGCGGTGGTCGACCGCACGCAGCGCACCAGGCCGTGGATCGTGTTCGGCTACGGGCTGGCCGGCATCGGGCGGCCGCTGGTGGCCCTGGTGACGAGCTGGCCGGGGCTGCTGCTGCTGCGCTTCGCCGACCGGGTCGGCAAGGGCCTGCGCACCTCGCCGCGCGACGCGCTGCTGGCCGCGAGCGCCGGCCCCGAGCGACGTGGTCTGGCCTTCGGGCTGCACCGGGCGATGGACAACGCGGGCGCCGTCATCGGGCCGCTGCTGGCCGCCGCGCTGCTGGCCTCCGGCGTGGCGCTGAAAGACGTGTTCGTCTGGTCGATCGTGCCGGCGGTGCTGTGTCTGGCGCTGGCGCTGGGCATCCAGGAACCCGCCCAGCGGCCAGTCGCCCCCCGCAAGCCCTTCGACTGGCGGCTGCGCGACATGCCACCCGCCTTGCGGCGCTATCTGGTGGTGGTCGCGCTGTTCACGCTGGGCAATTCGTCGAACATGTTCCTGCTGCTGCGCGCGCGGGAACTCGGCCTGCCGCAGGCGCAGGTGCCACTGCTGTGGGCGGGGGTATCGGCCGTGGCGATGGTGCTGTCGACACCGCTGTCGGCGCTGTCCGACCGCTTCGGCCGGATGCGGCTGCTGCTGGGCGGCTACCTCGCCTACGCCGCGGTCTACGCTGCGCTGGGTTGGCTGACGCACGCGGGGCCGGGCCTGTTCGTGGTCTTCGCGGCCTACGGCGTCTTCCTCGCCGCGACCGAGGGCGTGGAGAAAGCGCTGGTCGCCGACCTCGCGCCCGTGGACGGCCAGGGCACCGCCTTCGGCTGGTTCAACCTGACCGCGGGGCTGGTGCTGCTGCCGGCCTCGGTCGTGTTCGGGGCCCTCTACCAGTCGGCGGGGCCGGGTGCGGCGTTTGCGTTCTCGGGCAGCTGCGCGCTGCTGGCAGCGGGCCTGCTGGTCGGCTGGGTGCGACCGGCGATGCCCGCACGCTGA
- a CDS encoding tartrate dehydrogenase — translation MTSSTSRFRIAVMPGDGIGQEVMPEGLRVLEAAAQRFGLTLDTTPIAWASCDWYTRTGEMMPSDWKQQLDGHDAIYFGAVGWPATVPDHISLWGSLLKFRREFDQYINLRPVRLFEGVPCPLANRKPGDIDFYVVRENTEGEYTNIGGVMWPGTEQEVVLQQNVFSRRGADRVLKYAFDLAQSRARKKVTVATKSNGIAVSMPWWDGRADAMAAAYPEIAVDKQHIDILCARFVLQPDRFDVVVASNLFGDILSDLGPACTGTIGLAPSANLDPERRFPSLFEPVHGSAPDIFGKNIANPVAMIWSGALMLDFLSHCQGAGRAAHDAIVRAIEDVIRSGPRTPDLGGTASTTEMGEAIAAAVLRG, via the coding sequence ATGACCTCATCGACCTCGCGTTTCCGCATTGCCGTGATGCCCGGCGACGGCATCGGCCAGGAGGTGATGCCCGAGGGTCTGCGCGTGCTGGAGGCTGCCGCGCAGCGCTTCGGCCTCACGCTCGACACCACGCCGATCGCCTGGGCGAGCTGCGACTGGTACACGCGCACCGGCGAGATGATGCCCAGCGACTGGAAGCAGCAGCTCGACGGCCATGACGCGATCTATTTCGGCGCGGTCGGCTGGCCGGCGACGGTGCCGGACCACATCTCGCTGTGGGGCTCGCTGCTGAAGTTCCGCCGCGAGTTCGACCAGTACATCAACCTGCGGCCGGTGCGGCTGTTCGAGGGCGTGCCGTGCCCGCTGGCGAACCGCAAGCCCGGTGACATCGACTTCTACGTCGTGCGCGAGAACACCGAGGGCGAGTACACCAACATCGGCGGCGTGATGTGGCCGGGTACCGAGCAGGAAGTGGTGCTGCAGCAGAACGTGTTCTCCCGCCGCGGCGCAGACCGGGTGCTGAAGTACGCCTTCGACCTTGCGCAGTCGCGCGCGCGCAAGAAGGTGACCGTGGCGACCAAGAGCAACGGCATCGCGGTGAGCATGCCGTGGTGGGACGGCCGCGCCGATGCGATGGCCGCCGCCTACCCGGAGATCGCGGTGGACAAGCAGCACATCGACATCCTGTGCGCCCGCTTCGTGCTGCAGCCGGACCGGTTCGACGTGGTGGTGGCGTCCAACCTGTTCGGCGACATCCTGAGCGACCTCGGCCCCGCTTGCACCGGCACGATCGGGCTGGCGCCGTCGGCCAACCTGGATCCGGAGCGGCGCTTCCCCTCGCTGTTCGAGCCGGTGCATGGCTCGGCGCCGGACATCTTCGGCAAGAACATCGCCAACCCGGTCGCGATGATCTGGTCGGGCGCGCTGATGCTGGATTTCCTGAGCCACTGCCAAGGGGCTGGCCGCGCCGCGCACGACGCGATCGTGCGCGCCATCGAGGACGTGATCCGCAGCGGCCCGCGCACGCCCGACCTCGGCGGCACGGCCAGCACGACCGAGATGGGCGAGGCGATCGCGGCGGCGGTGCTGCGGGGTTGA
- a CDS encoding zinc ribbon domain-containing protein YjdM: MSAIPACPQCTLENTYPDGDHFVCADCGHEWSATEAAGAEDEADAVVKDANGQVLADGDAVVLIKDLKVKGSSITLKQGTKVKSIRLVGGDHEVDCKMDAGSFMLKACFLRKA, encoded by the coding sequence ATGTCCGCCATCCCTGCCTGCCCGCAATGCACCCTGGAGAACACCTACCCGGACGGTGACCACTTTGTCTGCGCCGACTGCGGCCACGAGTGGTCGGCCACCGAGGCGGCTGGTGCCGAGGACGAGGCCGATGCCGTCGTCAAGGACGCCAATGGCCAGGTGCTCGCCGATGGCGACGCGGTCGTGCTGATCAAGGACCTGAAGGTCAAGGGCTCGTCGATCACGCTCAAGCAGGGCACCAAGGTCAAGAGCATCCGCCTCGTCGGTGGCGACCACGAGGTGGACTGCAAGATGGACGCCGGCAGCTTCATGCTGAAGGCGTGTTTCCTCCGGAAAGCCTGA